From the Perognathus longimembris pacificus isolate PPM17 chromosome 9, ASM2315922v1, whole genome shotgun sequence genome, one window contains:
- the Ccdc28a gene encoding coiled-coil domain-containing protein 28A, translated as MEERKVKRRSPKSFSAHSTQVNAKKNAIPVSKSTGFTNPASQSTSQRPKLKRVMKEKSKPQGGEGKGAQATPIQHSFLTDVSDVQEMERGLLSLLNDFHSGKLQAFGNECSIEQMEHVRGMQEKLARLNLELYGELEELPEDKRKAASDANLDRLLSDLEELNSSIQKLHLADAQDVPNTSTS; from the exons ATGGAAGAACGGAAGGTGAAGAGGAGGAGTCCTAAGTCTTTTAGTGCCCACTCTACTCAGGTTAATGCCAAAAAAAATGCCATTCCAGTAAGCAAAAGCACAGGGTTTACAAATCCTGCCTCACAGTCAACTTCCCAGCGACCAAAATTAAAAAG AGTTATGAAAGAGAAGAGCAAACCTCAGGGTGGAGAAGGGAAGGGTGCCCAGGCTACCCCCATCCAGCACTCCTTCCTCACCGATGTCTCCGATGTGCAGGAGATGGAGCGGGGGCTTCTCAGTCTCCTCAATGATTTCCACTCTGGTAAACTTCAAGCATTTG GAAACGAGTGTTCCATAGAGCAGATGGAGCATGTTCGAGGAATGCAGGAGAAGTTAGCTCGCTTGAATTTGGAGCTCTATGGGGAGTTAGAGGAGCTTCCTGAGGACAAGAGGAAAGCAGCCAGTGACGCCAATCTCGACAGGCTGCTGTCCGAT ttaGAAGAACTGAATTCTTCTAT ACAAAAGCTACACTTGGCAGATGCACAAGACGTTCCAAATACTTCTACCAGCTAA